The Chamaesiphon minutus PCC 6605 DNA window CAAAGTGATGCGGTCGGTTTCACTACGATCTGGATCTTCTAAATGCAAGACAAAATCCATCGGTACCCCCGATTGCCGATTGAGTCGAGGCTCTGTTTTGCTAGAGACAATCAGCGCACAGGTGGGTGCTGTATAAGTACGAGTTGTCAAGTTATTAGATTCCATTATATTCAGTAATTAAAAAATAATTAGTTTAGCTCTAAGTAGTGGGATTGTCCGTTGGCGAAGCCTCGCCTCTGGCGGATCGCTCGGCTCGTTGCAATAATGCGTTCCAAAGTCGTTGATGTCCGTTGGGACTACTATAGAATAATAAGTTGATGAGTAAGTTGAGGGCTGTTTCCGTGAGTGCTTCAAAGGACTCGCGCCGATCCGTACCAAAACGCATCTGATACATTGTAATAAAATTACCGATATAATCGGCTAAAGATGGCGATTGTAGTGGTAATTGATGATACTGATTTGTCTTTTGCCAATAGCTGATATTTCGACGCAGTAGGGAATGATGTTCTTTGGCTAAATGATGCAAGATAATGACTAAAGCTCGTAGCAGTTGGACATCTACATGGGAGCGGTGGGTATCGCGATTTG harbors:
- a CDS encoding DUF3038 domain-containing protein: MLSIRMMPASNPKLDELLIVSQLAPSHLNEIAKELDLVAIALAALTQLDRAALRQVATDLELDALVSGWLENWPSNRDTHRSHVDVQLLRALVIILHHLAKEHHSLLRRNISYWQKTNQYHQLPLQSPSLADYIGNFITMYQMRFGTDRRESFEALTETALNLLINLLFYSSPNGHQRLWNALLQRAERSARGEASPTDNPTT